A genomic region of Miscanthus floridulus cultivar M001 chromosome 3, ASM1932011v1, whole genome shotgun sequence contains the following coding sequences:
- the LOC136541821 gene encoding chlorophyll a-b binding protein 7, chloroplastic-like, with product MLPPPSLLLLRSGAPPSALPLQGRRRRSPTPVRASWQELAGVLVFSAIPFTAVKALANSPLGARLRRRLEDRKAAAAAEADALRAAARGARNNSFWYGGDRPRWLGPVPYEYPEHLTGEYPGDYGFDIAGLGRDPVAFANYFNFEILHCRWAMLAALGVVIPELLDLFGLVHFVEPVWWKVGYAKLQGDTLDYLGIPGFRIAGGQGVIVIAICQALLMVGPEYARYCGIEALEPLGIYLPGDINYPGGALFDPLGLSKDPVAFEDLKVKEIKNGRLAMVAWLGFYIQAAVTGKGPVQNLVEHLSDPLHNNILSSFH from the exons ATGCTGCCGCCACCGTCTCTCCTCCTGCTCCGCTCCGGCGCGCCGCCCAGCGCACTCCCCCtgcaggggcggcggcggcggagtccCACGCCAGTGCGGGCGTCATGGCAGGAGCTGGCGGGCGTGTTGGTGTTCTCCGCCATCCCCTTCACCGCCGTCAAGGCCCTCGCCAACAGCCCCCTGGGcgcccgcctccgccgccgcctcgagGACAGGAAGGCCGCCGCAGCTGCCGAGGCCGACGCTCTCCGCGCTGCCGCGCGCGGCGCCCGTAACAACAG CTTTTGGTACGGCGGAGATCGGCCGCGGTGGCTTGGTCCCGTGCCTTACGAATACCCTGAGCATTTAACCGGAGAGTACCCTGGAGATTATGGGTTCGATATTGCAGGTCTGGGCAGGGATCCCGTTGCTTTCGCAAACTACTTTAA CTTCGAGATCTTACATTGTCGGTGGGCCATGCTTGCTGCTCTCGGTGTTGTTATTCCTGAGCTATTAGATCTATTTGGGTTAGTGCATTTTGTTGAGCCTGTCTGGTGGAAAGTTGGTTATGCAAAACTTCAG GGTGATACCCTTGATTACCTTGGGATTCCTGGATTCCGAATTGCTGGTGGTCAAGGTGTCATTGTAATTGCTATCTGCCAAGCCCTCTTGATG GTTGGACCTGAATATGCGAGGTATTGTGGGATCGAGGCACTAGAACCGTTGGGAATATATCTTCCTGGTGACATAAACTACCCAGGAGGAGCACTTTTTGATCCCTTGGGCCTGTCCAAGGATCCCGTGGCATTTGAGGATCTCAAGGTGAAAGAAATCAAGAACGGTCGCCTGGCGATGGTAGCATGGTTAGGATTCTACATCCAGGCGGCTGTGACTGGCAAGGGCCCTGTACAGAACCTGGTTGAACACCTGTCCGACCCACTCCATAATAACATCTTGTCCTCCTTCCACTAA
- the LOC136541822 gene encoding uncharacterized protein codes for MAECRIQDWKRTSAPESVSRHEASIPRIRQRNIFGLLAQREVSPRTKNQAKNLWTKPPRRDACPVELKFWGTDARHDLLSWAESEFLRWWIPKYCPLLPSSKATIAAAFSPDGRVLASTHGDHTVKIIDCQTGKCLNVLFGHQRTPWVVRFHPQRSDILASGSLDCEVRLWDAKTSRCTAVLPFYRPIASIAFHATGELLAVASGHKLFIWDCNNRFETLEPPIILKTRRSLRAVQFHPHGAPYLLTAEVHNLDSEDSTMTPALLSNYSFRDTPLLGGSGVDNLISELSYMHNFEQVDASSSVPVTTGSFDGSRKHDTAGHHLMTSVPGIGSSLLGTHTAEAEAPAISLSVGGEQTTSLLGGGTELPCTVKLRIWRHNMKNPFIALGPEACLLTIPHAVLCSEMGTHFSPCGRFLVACVACVLPHRDGDHGSQLHEHYDSAGAGTSPTRHTLPSRQIIYELRVYSLEDATFGTVLASRAIKAAHCLTSIQFSPTSEHILLAYGRQHSSLLRTIFISGETRVPMYTVLEVYRVSDMELVRVLPSAGEEVNVACFHPSPGSSLVYGTKQGKVRFLQHHGAVSARWGECS; via the exons ATGGCAGAATGTCGGATACAAGACTGGAAGCGCACTTCAGCTCCAGAATCAGTTTCTAGACATGAAGCATCAATACCAAGAATAAGGCAAAG AAACATTTTTGGTCTATTAGCTCAGCGGGAGGTCTCACCTCGAACAAAAAACCAAGCAAAAAATCTTTGGACCAAACCTCCAAGACGTGATGCTTGTCCTGTTGAATTAAAATTTTGGGGCACCGATGCtcggcatgatctcctttcttg GGCTGAATCAGAGTTCTTGCGTTGGTGGATTCCCAAATATTGCCCTCTTCTGCCTTCTTCGAAGGCAACTATTGCAGCTGCATTTAGTCCAGATGGGAGAGTACTTGCATCCACACA TGGTGACCATACTGTCAAAATAATTGATTGCCAAACTGGGAAATGCTTGAATGTACTGTTTGGACATCAGCGCACTCCATGGGTG GTTAGATTCCATCCTCAGCGTTCTGATATTCTTGCTAGTGGAAGTTTGGATTGTGAAGTTCGTCTTTGGGATGCTAAAACATCTCGCTGCACTGCAGTACTGCCCTTCT ATAGGCCAATTGCATCAATTGCATTTCATGCAACAGGGGAGCTTCTGGCAGTTGCATCAGGTCACAAA TTGTTTATATGGGACTGTAATAACCGATTTGAAACTTTGGAACCTCCAATCATACTAAAAACCCGCCGTTCACTGAGAGCTGTGCAGTTTCACCCCCATGGTGCGCCATATCTACTTACAGCAGAG GTTCACAACCTTGATTCTGAAGATTCAACGATGACCCCTGCACTTCTGAGCAATTATTCCTTCAGAGACACACCTCTCCTTGGTGGTTCTGGGGTAGATAACTTGATTAGTGAACTATCGTACATGCATAATTTTGAGCAGGTTGATGCTTCATCATCAGTTCCAGTCACTACTGGCAGTTTCGATGGGTCAAGGAAACATGATACCGCAGGCCATCATCTGATGACCTCAGTACCTGGTATTGGGAGTTCCCTTCTGGGTACTCATACTGCTGAAGCTGAAGCTCCTGCTATCTCATTAAGTGTTGGGGGAGAACAAACTACGTCTCTGCTTGGTGGTGGCACTGAATTACCTTGTACGGTGAAGCTAAGAATATGGCGTCACAACATGAAGAATCCATTTATCGCATTAGGGCCTGAGGCATGCCTCTTGACAATTCCTCATGCTGTACTTTGCAG CGAAATGGGTACCCATTTTTCCCCCTGTGGGCGATTTTTGGTTGCTTGTGTTGCATGTGTGCTGCCACACAGAGATGGTGACCATGGAAGTCAATTGCATGAACATTATGATTCTGCTGGGGCTGGAACATCACCAACTCGGCACACCCTTCCGTCTCGCCAAATTATATATGAGCTTCGGGTTTATTCTCTTGAAGACGCAAC ATTTGGAACAGTTCTTGCATCTAGAGCAATAAAGGCTGCTCACTGTTTAACTTCCATCCAG TTTTCACCCACATCAGAACACATACTATTGGCATATGGCCGGCAACATAGTTCACTGTTGAGGACCATTTTCATCAGTGGGGAGACCAGAGTTCCGATGTACACAGTCTTGGAG GTGTATCGAGTTTCAGACATGGAGCTTGTAAGAGTTCTTCCTAGTGCTGGAGAAGAAGTCAATGTTGCATGTTTTCATCCTTCCCCTGGATCAAGTCTTGTTTATGGGACTAAG CAAGGGAAGGTTAGGTTTCTTCAGCACCATGGTGCAGTATCCGCTCGCTGGGGAGAATGCTCATGA